A genomic stretch from Cellulomonas sp. KRMCY2 includes:
- a CDS encoding TetR/AcrR family transcriptional regulator: MTDKHRSPQGRPPVTSAAQIASVALELFARQGYDATTLADVAGQVGVGRSTLFRYFESKSAIVWHGRLEAEQALLAELGHAEPGPAWRPQVARCLMAALRFPGDDTHALRLRLRLIDSTPSLRTHLHTTAEPAVAAIADVIARSTDRPAGDLEPVVLARTLWWATIEALIWWAVAGTGTPEASVGRALVALGFDPTESARTL, translated from the coding sequence GTGACGGACAAGCACCGGTCTCCCCAGGGGCGCCCCCCGGTCACGTCCGCTGCCCAGATCGCCTCGGTCGCCCTGGAGCTCTTCGCCCGTCAGGGCTACGACGCCACGACCCTGGCCGATGTCGCCGGCCAGGTCGGCGTGGGTCGATCGACGCTGTTCCGCTACTTCGAGAGCAAGAGCGCCATCGTCTGGCACGGTCGGCTCGAAGCCGAGCAGGCGCTGCTCGCCGAGCTCGGCCACGCGGAGCCCGGGCCCGCATGGCGACCGCAGGTGGCTCGATGCCTGATGGCGGCGCTGCGCTTCCCCGGCGACGACACGCATGCCCTTCGCCTGCGCCTGCGGCTGATCGACAGCACGCCGTCGCTCCGCACCCACCTGCACACCACCGCCGAACCTGCCGTCGCGGCGATCGCCGACGTCATCGCCCGCAGCACCGACCGCCCGGCCGGCGATCTCGAGCCGGTCGTGCTCGCCCGAACCCTGTGGTGGGCCACCATCGAGGCGCTCATCTGGTGGGCAGTGGCCGGCACCGGGACACCCGAGGCCTCGGTGGGCAGGGCGCTCGTCGCCCTGGGCTTCGACCCCACGGAGTCCGCTCGAACGCTCTGA
- a CDS encoding DedA family protein, which produces MDAWLLSLAASPLVYLGMFLFAVVDGFFPPIPSEAAALGLAALSVATGKPNLALVLLVAAAGAFTGDQVAYAIGQRLDVRRFPLLRSGRGRKSLIWAEQALTHRGPSFILAARFIPIARVAVNMTAGAVGYPRRRFVWLAALSSVTWAAYSAVIGVGAGAWLQGNPWGAVAVGVVGGLVIGVVVDWALTRLPTRRVRVDVLVTTSIDETGARPAPVMADSAIGD; this is translated from the coding sequence GTGGATGCGTGGCTCCTCTCGCTCGCCGCTTCACCGCTCGTTTACCTGGGGATGTTCCTCTTCGCTGTGGTCGACGGCTTCTTCCCGCCCATCCCGAGCGAAGCTGCCGCTCTCGGTCTGGCCGCCCTCTCGGTGGCGACCGGCAAGCCGAACCTCGCACTGGTCCTGCTGGTCGCCGCGGCGGGCGCCTTCACCGGCGACCAGGTCGCCTACGCGATCGGCCAGCGCCTCGACGTCCGCCGGTTCCCGCTCCTGCGCAGCGGTCGCGGGCGCAAGAGCCTGATCTGGGCGGAGCAGGCCCTGACGCATCGTGGGCCGTCGTTCATCCTCGCGGCGCGGTTCATCCCGATCGCGCGCGTCGCGGTGAACATGACGGCGGGCGCGGTGGGCTACCCCCGGCGCCGGTTCGTCTGGCTCGCCGCGCTCAGCTCGGTCACCTGGGCCGCGTACTCCGCCGTCATCGGGGTCGGGGCAGGCGCGTGGCTCCAGGGCAATCCGTGGGGTGCTGTGGCCGTCGGTGTCGTCGGCGGGCTCGTGATCGGCGTCGTCGTCGACTGGGCCCTCACCCGGCTCCCGACCCGCCGCGTCCGCGTCGACGTCCTGGTCACCACCAGCATCGACGAGACCGGTGCGCGACCTGCTCCGGTGATGGCCGACAGCGCGATCGGCGACTGA
- a CDS encoding DUF1684 domain-containing protein, with the protein MGSLAWDVVDWRRQVSEVYREVRHERDPASAHAAWATARGRLLATHPASPVPIASRAGFGGVAMAPYDPRFRFVVPVDVDVEPERREVVTGTDGVVPFERVGRVVLAGLGALDVWWIATYGGGLFLPLRDGTSGGTSYGGGRYVLDTVKGADLGGGPRELVVDLNFAYQPSCAYDASWACPLPGPGNSVRAPVPVGEHHVPVPTRAPAGPD; encoded by the coding sequence ATGGGGTCACTCGCGTGGGATGTCGTGGACTGGCGACGTCAGGTCAGTGAGGTCTACCGAGAGGTCCGCCACGAGCGAGACCCGGCGTCTGCCCATGCGGCCTGGGCGACGGCCCGCGGACGGCTCCTGGCGACACATCCGGCATCGCCCGTGCCGATTGCCTCGCGGGCCGGCTTCGGCGGTGTGGCGATGGCGCCCTACGATCCGCGGTTCCGGTTCGTCGTACCGGTCGACGTCGACGTCGAGCCCGAACGGCGCGAGGTGGTCACCGGCACGGACGGGGTGGTGCCGTTCGAGCGGGTCGGTCGGGTGGTGCTCGCTGGGCTCGGTGCGCTGGACGTGTGGTGGATCGCGACGTACGGGGGTGGTCTGTTCCTGCCGTTGCGCGACGGAACCAGCGGCGGGACGTCCTACGGCGGTGGCCGGTACGTCCTGGACACGGTCAAGGGGGCGGACCTCGGCGGTGGACCGCGCGAGCTCGTGGTGGACCTGAACTTCGCCTACCAGCCGTCGTGCGCGTACGACGCGTCCTGGGCCTGCCCGCTGCCCGGGCCCGGCAACTCGGTGCGCGCGCCGGTCCCGGTCGGAGAGCACCACGTCCCGGTGCCGACGCGCGCACCGGCCGGGCCCGACTGA
- a CDS encoding NAD(P)-dependent oxidoreductase, with amino-acid sequence MRVFVAGGTGVIGRRLVPQLVARGHQVTATSTTAGKLGLLAQLGAEGVVMDGLDAASVGEAVAAARPDAIVNQMTGLSVAHAGKPNLRRADRYFATTNRLRSEGIDHLLAAAAATDVAHVVSQGHASMNGIREGGWVKTEEDPLEVIEGTKAITHLEDAVVRAGGAVLRYGGFYGPGANDDQITLVRKRLFPLVGGGTGYLSWVHLDDAASATVLAVEQEATGVFNIVDDEPAPASEWLPYLAECAGAKPPRRVPAWLARMLAGEMAVGMVTEGRGFSNAKAKRELGWELRYPSWRQGFKEQLA; translated from the coding sequence ATGCGAGTCTTCGTGGCAGGAGGGACTGGGGTCATCGGGCGTCGCCTGGTGCCGCAGCTGGTGGCCCGTGGCCATCAGGTGACGGCGACGTCGACGACCGCGGGCAAGCTGGGGCTGCTGGCGCAGTTGGGCGCCGAGGGTGTCGTGATGGACGGGCTGGATGCGGCGTCGGTGGGCGAGGCGGTGGCCGCGGCCCGGCCGGACGCGATCGTGAATCAGATGACCGGCCTCTCCGTGGCGCACGCCGGCAAGCCCAACCTGAGGAGGGCCGACCGATACTTCGCCACGACCAACCGGCTCCGCAGCGAAGGGATCGACCACCTGCTGGCCGCGGCTGCGGCGACCGACGTCGCCCACGTTGTTTCGCAAGGCCATGCGAGCATGAACGGGATCCGCGAGGGCGGATGGGTCAAGACCGAGGAGGACCCGTTGGAGGTGATCGAGGGAACGAAGGCGATCACCCACCTCGAGGACGCGGTGGTCAGGGCAGGCGGGGCGGTCCTGCGCTACGGCGGGTTCTACGGGCCGGGCGCCAACGACGATCAGATCACGCTCGTGCGGAAGCGGCTGTTCCCGCTCGTCGGCGGTGGCACCGGCTATCTCTCGTGGGTGCATCTCGACGACGCGGCGAGCGCCACCGTCCTGGCGGTGGAGCAGGAGGCGACGGGCGTGTTCAACATCGTCGACGACGAGCCGGCGCCGGCCAGCGAGTGGCTGCCCTATCTCGCGGAGTGCGCTGGGGCCAAACCGCCGCGGCGGGTCCCCGCGTGGCTGGCCCGGATGCTCGCCGGCGAGATGGCGGTGGGCATGGTGACCGAGGGGCGTGGTTTCTCCAACGCCAAGGCCAAGCGGGAGCTCGGCTGGGAGCTCCGCTATCCGTCGTGGCGACAGGGTTTCAAGGAACAGCTCGCATGA
- a CDS encoding RNA polymerase sigma-70 factor translates to MTRAEEFEELRPLMFAISYRILGSVAEAEDAVQEAWLRYESSPTLPTSTKAFLAAVVTRISIDVLRSARVRRETYVGTWLPEPLVTDPYEDPARSAELADSLSMAALLLLERLSPLERAVFVLRDVFAFGFPEIASAVGRSEAACRQLAVRARRHMHEGRPRFEADRREREELAARFFDAVRDGDVAGLRELLAADVEMVGDGGGKAPAFANVVIGADNVARVFASVSPVLAAIGARVEPCEVNGRPGAILRDRDGKVVGTLMLDVLGGRVQTIRSVVNPDKLGHVGPVADGWAFARELKQARRLRD, encoded by the coding sequence ATGACGCGAGCCGAGGAGTTCGAGGAGCTGCGACCGCTCATGTTCGCCATCTCCTACCGGATTCTCGGCAGCGTGGCTGAAGCAGAGGACGCGGTCCAGGAGGCCTGGCTCCGCTACGAGTCCTCCCCGACGCTGCCCACGTCGACCAAGGCCTTTCTCGCGGCGGTGGTCACTCGGATCTCGATCGACGTACTGCGATCGGCACGCGTTCGGCGGGAAACGTACGTCGGGACGTGGCTGCCCGAGCCGCTGGTCACCGACCCCTATGAGGATCCGGCGCGGTCGGCCGAGTTGGCCGACTCGTTGTCGATGGCGGCCCTGTTGCTGCTCGAGCGACTCAGCCCGCTCGAGCGGGCGGTCTTCGTGCTGCGAGACGTGTTCGCGTTCGGCTTTCCCGAGATCGCCTCGGCCGTCGGGAGATCCGAGGCGGCCTGCCGCCAGCTCGCGGTCCGGGCGCGACGTCACATGCACGAGGGGCGCCCCCGGTTCGAGGCGGACCGCCGGGAACGCGAGGAGCTGGCGGCGCGGTTCTTCGACGCGGTCCGCGATGGCGACGTCGCCGGGCTGAGAGAGCTCCTCGCTGCCGACGTCGAGATGGTCGGGGACGGAGGAGGGAAGGCGCCGGCCTTTGCCAACGTCGTGATCGGTGCCGACAACGTGGCCCGCGTGTTCGCTTCGGTGTCCCCGGTGCTCGCCGCGATCGGCGCGAGGGTCGAGCCGTGCGAGGTGAACGGCCGGCCAGGCGCGATCCTTCGCGATCGGGACGGCAAGGTGGTCGGCACGTTGATGCTCGACGTGCTCGGCGGGCGCGTCCAGACGATCCGCTCGGTGGTCAACCCCGACAAGCTCGGGCACGTGGGCCCCGTGGCGGATGGGTGGGCATTTGCCCGCGAGCTGAAGCAGGCTCGCCGGCTCAGGGACTGA
- a CDS encoding AraC family transcriptional regulator: MDTASDGGPVLIGANWYRFRSGERISHAHVQSVSFVWVAHGTGTIVSGGQSFAMTTHAILRLPWRHDVHYRPDAHSPFHVGIIHLIPWHDAAVPVEPRVAFQSGDALVTAPWRRAAALGEHPVMMSSRSISGRNVIALASHGVERFLTGRTGEAPLRALGVLISDESSDWAATESVAQGFPTLLDLMIDCILRNIDRHLTVAEIADAGQCSITTTERLFARYTGLSVIAWSRLRRMQEAALLLRTSDLRVNEVARHVGYVDPLYFSRVFSGVYGVAPSKYASSQLRP, translated from the coding sequence ATGGATACGGCGAGCGATGGCGGGCCAGTTCTCATCGGGGCCAACTGGTATCGGTTCCGTAGTGGGGAGCGCATCAGTCATGCTCACGTGCAGAGCGTATCGTTCGTCTGGGTGGCTCACGGCACAGGAACGATCGTCAGCGGCGGTCAGTCCTTCGCTATGACGACCCATGCGATCCTTCGATTGCCGTGGCGTCACGACGTGCACTACCGCCCGGACGCGCATTCTCCGTTCCACGTCGGGATCATTCACTTGATCCCGTGGCACGATGCCGCTGTGCCGGTCGAACCACGGGTCGCATTCCAGAGTGGGGATGCGCTGGTCACGGCTCCGTGGCGGCGAGCGGCGGCGCTGGGCGAGCATCCGGTGATGATGTCGAGCCGGTCCATCTCTGGGCGAAACGTCATCGCTCTCGCTTCTCACGGTGTTGAGCGGTTTCTGACTGGGAGAACAGGCGAAGCACCGCTGCGCGCGCTCGGTGTGCTCATATCGGACGAGAGCTCCGACTGGGCGGCAACCGAATCAGTTGCCCAGGGCTTCCCGACCCTGCTCGACCTGATGATCGACTGCATCCTCCGAAACATTGATCGACACCTCACCGTCGCTGAGATCGCCGATGCGGGGCAATGCAGCATCACCACGACGGAACGGTTGTTCGCGCGCTACACGGGATTGTCGGTGATTGCGTGGTCGCGGCTCAGACGAATGCAGGAGGCCGCGCTCTTGCTGCGCACGAGCGACCTTCGCGTCAACGAGGTCGCACGGCACGTCGGCTACGTCGATCCTCTCTACTTCTCTCGGGTGTTCAGCGGAGTCTATGGCGTAGCGCCCAGCAAATACGCCTCGAGTCAACTGCGCCCCTAG
- a CDS encoding alpha-L-rhamnosidase: MTDSATTVTALRTNHPRGLLGVPSGRLVVSWRVRSSDPAAQQLAFELQSCADEDFEVITSTGVVSGASAIARDAPGGPLASREVRFLRVRIATHRGWTRWSPVCRVEAGLTQVSDWHARAVGIPCTPGGPSPLLRREFVVRDVPLRARLHVTSLGVNDIAINGQRVSGDHLAPGWTPYHQRLLVSTHDVTDLLVRGLNAIGAALGDGWFRGRLGWLGVDQHYGGELALIAQLEITYPDGSTDRVVTDEAWRGSIGHIRASGIYDGVDIDWRMEPTGWGSAGFDDASWQPVRLVPWQMEVLAAAGAPPIREIRTFTMRVERAGEGLILDAGQNLAGWVRLTVRGHAGDRVVVRHAEMLDTSGDLLTMPLRSARATDTYLLRDEGVTTLEPVFTFHGFRFAEVTGDAEVLSAVAVAISSDNEPRGDFETAEPALVRLHDNVVWSQLSNFLSVPTDCPQRDERLGWTGDAQAFAATASTLFDTAAFWQSWLVDLALEQEADGGVTAVVPNVLDPEAIVVEGSPVGVVGRAGWGDAATIVPWAVYESYGDDSVLRRQLPSMRAWISHLLARRGPDGLLPTEFQFGDWLDPDAALPWKAKVSGDFVANAFFAHSARILARAEALVGDRARAAQASALADEVAGLAWARHGPAALASQTGCALALQLAVAPASERARVAAALAADVDRRSGAIATGFLGTPLVLEALSNTGHVEQAYRMLLRRDAPSWLYQVEVGATTVWERWDALRPDGSVNPADPTDPASPNLLSLNHYAYGAVVDWMYRNVAGLAPVADAPGYQSVLIAPRPTVGVPWARAAIDTSLGRLAIDWTLRPHGDVRIDLEIPFGTTAVLALPITERSIITVDGEMSHDGARLTHGDHQIVVTAPSVASV, from the coding sequence ATGACCGACTCAGCAACCACGGTCACCGCGCTGCGCACGAACCACCCCCGGGGCCTGCTCGGCGTCCCGAGCGGCCGCTTGGTGGTCAGCTGGCGCGTCCGGTCGAGCGACCCGGCAGCGCAACAGCTGGCATTCGAGCTGCAGTCCTGCGCTGACGAGGACTTCGAGGTGATCACGTCGACGGGCGTCGTCAGTGGTGCGTCCGCGATCGCACGCGACGCTCCGGGCGGGCCTCTGGCCTCCCGGGAGGTCCGGTTCCTTCGGGTGCGGATCGCCACGCACAGGGGCTGGACCAGATGGAGCCCGGTGTGCCGCGTGGAAGCGGGACTCACGCAGGTCTCGGACTGGCACGCCCGCGCGGTGGGCATCCCTTGCACGCCGGGGGGCCCATCTCCCCTGCTGAGGCGCGAGTTCGTCGTGCGGGACGTCCCGCTCCGGGCTCGGCTGCATGTCACCTCCTTGGGCGTGAACGACATCGCCATCAATGGTCAGAGGGTCTCGGGGGACCATCTGGCGCCTGGCTGGACGCCTTATCACCAGCGCCTCCTGGTCTCGACCCACGATGTGACCGACCTTCTGGTCCGCGGTCTCAACGCCATCGGGGCCGCGCTGGGCGACGGGTGGTTCCGTGGACGGCTCGGCTGGCTCGGCGTCGACCAGCACTACGGCGGGGAGCTCGCTCTCATCGCACAGCTGGAGATCACCTACCCCGACGGATCCACGGATCGAGTCGTCACGGACGAGGCGTGGCGGGGCTCGATCGGCCACATCCGTGCCTCCGGCATCTATGACGGGGTCGACATCGACTGGCGCATGGAACCGACAGGGTGGGGCTCGGCAGGCTTCGATGACGCGTCGTGGCAGCCTGTCCGCCTGGTGCCTTGGCAGATGGAGGTCCTGGCCGCGGCCGGAGCCCCGCCGATCCGTGAGATACGGACGTTCACCATGCGGGTGGAGCGGGCCGGTGAGGGGTTGATCCTCGACGCGGGCCAGAACCTGGCGGGATGGGTTCGACTCACCGTTCGCGGTCATGCCGGCGATCGAGTCGTCGTTCGGCACGCCGAGATGCTGGACACCAGCGGCGACCTGCTCACGATGCCGCTGCGATCGGCTCGGGCCACCGACACCTACCTCCTGCGAGACGAGGGCGTCACGACGCTGGAACCGGTGTTCACGTTCCACGGGTTCCGCTTCGCGGAGGTGACGGGCGACGCCGAGGTCCTGTCTGCGGTCGCCGTGGCCATCAGCAGCGACAACGAGCCGCGTGGCGACTTCGAGACCGCCGAGCCTGCCCTGGTTCGACTGCACGACAACGTCGTCTGGTCGCAGCTCAGCAACTTCCTCTCGGTTCCCACCGACTGCCCGCAGCGTGACGAACGGCTGGGCTGGACGGGCGATGCGCAGGCATTCGCGGCCACGGCGAGCACACTCTTCGACACCGCGGCGTTCTGGCAGTCCTGGCTCGTTGATCTCGCGCTCGAGCAAGAGGCCGACGGCGGCGTCACTGCGGTGGTCCCCAACGTCCTGGACCCTGAGGCGATCGTCGTCGAGGGAAGCCCGGTGGGCGTCGTGGGCCGAGCCGGCTGGGGCGACGCCGCCACGATCGTGCCCTGGGCCGTCTACGAGTCCTACGGTGATGACTCGGTGCTCCGACGGCAGCTGCCGAGCATGCGAGCGTGGATCAGCCACCTCCTTGCGCGCCGCGGCCCGGACGGGCTCCTTCCCACGGAGTTCCAGTTCGGCGACTGGCTGGACCCGGATGCCGCGCTGCCGTGGAAGGCGAAGGTCTCGGGGGACTTCGTCGCCAACGCGTTCTTTGCCCACAGCGCACGAATCCTGGCCCGCGCTGAGGCCCTCGTCGGTGATCGGGCGAGGGCTGCGCAGGCCTCCGCCCTCGCGGATGAGGTCGCGGGGCTGGCGTGGGCTCGCCACGGGCCTGCGGCGCTCGCCAGTCAGACGGGGTGCGCGCTGGCGCTGCAGCTCGCCGTCGCACCCGCGAGCGAACGAGCCCGGGTCGCGGCCGCCCTCGCCGCGGACGTCGATCGCCGGTCGGGTGCCATCGCCACAGGCTTCCTCGGAACCCCGCTCGTCCTCGAGGCGTTGTCGAACACCGGGCATGTCGAGCAGGCCTACCGCATGCTCCTACGACGCGACGCACCCTCCTGGCTGTACCAGGTCGAGGTCGGCGCCACGACCGTGTGGGAACGGTGGGACGCGCTGCGACCGGACGGGAGCGTCAACCCGGCAGACCCGACCGACCCCGCCAGCCCCAACCTGCTCTCACTGAACCACTACGCGTACGGCGCGGTGGTCGACTGGATGTATCGCAACGTGGCGGGGCTCGCGCCGGTAGCCGACGCGCCGGGCTACCAGTCGGTGCTCATCGCGCCCCGCCCCACGGTCGGCGTGCCGTGGGCTCGCGCGGCGATCGACACGAGCCTCGGGCGGCTGGCCATCGACTGGACCCTGAGGCCGCACGGCGACGTGCGGATCGACCTGGAGATTCCCTTCGGTACGACGGCCGTGCTCGCTCTTCCGATCACGGAACGCTCGATCATCACGGTGGACGGTGAGATGTCCCATGACGGTGCACGACTGACGCACGGAGACCACCAGATCGTCGTCACGGCACCATCCGTCGCGTCCGTCTAG
- a CDS encoding alpha-L-rhamnosidase, with translation MIAADQDRAGAPLLRTERRVEVVHGTVTRAALAVTALGIVECYVGGRAVSDEVLTPGWSAYEWRLRYRTHDVTQLVREAGAHLVLGLALGRGWACGRLGYTGGRAFYAQEPSAIAELCIEFADGHVQTIVTDASWQAGPSCVTANDLYDGQSIDARLRDDSWLSPGAMLNDWGGVHPVEFDSSRLVAYRSPVVRRQETLGPLAIWTSGSGSTLVDFGQNLVGWVRLRARGEPGSVITVRHAEVLDHGELGVRPLRSALATDRFVLSGADDTFEPTFTAHGFRYAQVDGFPGILQADDLEAVVVHTDLDRIGAFECSDPAVTRLHENVVWSLKGNVLDVPTDCPQRDERLGWTGDLAVVAPAAAYLFDVSAFLDDWMADLAAEQRAADGRVPFVVPDLLKLDQKARGMFPPMESVAIWSDVAAWLPWTLWQAYGDREALTRHFPAMVAHVRRVERLLSARGLWEGGFQFGDWLDPDAPADDAAKAKADKAVVATAAFYRSAAITAAAARVLDDAPTADAMTGLAARLRGAFREHFVYDGGHVVSDCQTVYALAICFGLLDGSERDVAGARLASLVAGSGYRIATGFAGTPFVLDALTDTGHVQSAYRMLLQPEPPGWMYPIRMGATTMWERWDSMLPDGSINPGEMTSFNHYAFGSVADWLHRVVLGIAPGSPGYGDVIIAPRAGGGLSWARGSLRTPRGLVSLSWSRGDGDSITLDVSVPDGMRAIVRLPGEPEHQLAGGQRSFRYTTHVAP, from the coding sequence ATGATCGCTGCCGACCAGGACCGCGCGGGCGCTCCTCTCCTTCGGACGGAGCGCCGCGTCGAGGTGGTTCACGGAACCGTCACCCGTGCGGCTCTGGCGGTGACGGCGCTCGGCATCGTGGAGTGCTACGTCGGCGGTCGCGCCGTGAGCGACGAGGTGCTCACACCCGGGTGGTCGGCGTACGAGTGGCGGCTCCGATATCGCACGCACGACGTCACACAGCTGGTGCGAGAGGCTGGTGCGCACCTGGTGCTGGGCCTTGCGTTGGGCCGCGGTTGGGCTTGCGGACGGCTCGGCTACACGGGTGGGCGTGCTTTCTACGCACAAGAGCCTTCCGCCATCGCCGAGCTCTGCATCGAGTTCGCGGATGGACACGTGCAGACGATCGTGACCGATGCGTCGTGGCAGGCAGGACCGTCATGCGTGACGGCCAACGACCTGTACGACGGGCAGTCGATCGATGCGCGGCTGCGCGACGACTCCTGGCTCAGTCCGGGAGCGATGCTGAACGACTGGGGCGGGGTGCACCCTGTGGAGTTCGACAGCTCTCGACTGGTCGCCTACAGAAGCCCCGTCGTCCGGCGTCAGGAGACGCTCGGGCCACTCGCGATCTGGACGAGCGGGTCAGGATCGACTCTCGTCGACTTCGGGCAGAACCTCGTCGGGTGGGTTCGCCTGCGGGCTCGCGGCGAACCTGGATCCGTCATCACCGTGCGGCACGCCGAGGTTCTCGACCATGGCGAGCTCGGTGTCCGTCCACTACGGTCGGCGCTCGCGACCGATCGGTTCGTCCTCAGCGGGGCTGACGACACGTTCGAACCGACCTTCACAGCCCACGGGTTCCGGTACGCCCAGGTCGACGGCTTCCCCGGGATCCTGCAGGCGGACGACCTGGAGGCGGTCGTCGTCCATACCGACCTCGACCGCATCGGAGCGTTCGAGTGCTCTGATCCGGCCGTCACGAGACTGCACGAGAACGTCGTCTGGAGCCTCAAGGGCAACGTCCTCGACGTGCCGACCGACTGCCCCCAACGGGACGAACGCCTCGGATGGACGGGGGATCTCGCCGTCGTCGCCCCCGCCGCGGCCTATCTCTTCGACGTGTCGGCGTTCCTCGACGACTGGATGGCCGACCTCGCAGCCGAGCAGCGGGCCGCGGATGGTCGCGTCCCCTTCGTCGTGCCGGACCTGCTGAAGCTGGATCAGAAGGCACGTGGCATGTTCCCGCCGATGGAGAGTGTCGCGATCTGGTCCGACGTAGCCGCGTGGCTGCCGTGGACCCTGTGGCAGGCGTACGGAGACCGCGAGGCCCTGACCCGACACTTCCCGGCGATGGTCGCCCACGTCCGGCGGGTCGAGCGCCTGCTGTCCGCACGCGGACTCTGGGAGGGTGGCTTCCAGTTCGGCGACTGGCTCGACCCCGACGCTCCTGCAGATGACGCTGCCAAGGCCAAGGCTGACAAGGCGGTCGTCGCGACAGCGGCGTTCTACCGATCGGCCGCGATCACCGCCGCAGCCGCGCGCGTGCTCGATGACGCCCCGACGGCCGACGCGATGACCGGCCTCGCAGCCAGGCTCAGGGGTGCGTTCAGGGAGCACTTCGTGTACGACGGCGGCCACGTGGTCAGTGACTGTCAAACCGTGTACGCCTTGGCAATCTGCTTCGGTCTGCTCGACGGGTCAGAGCGCGACGTCGCGGGTGCGCGCCTGGCGAGCCTCGTCGCCGGATCCGGGTACCGGATCGCGACCGGTTTCGCCGGCACTCCCTTCGTGCTGGACGCGTTGACCGACACGGGCCATGTCCAGTCCGCGTACCGCATGCTGCTGCAGCCGGAGCCACCCGGTTGGATGTACCCGATCCGGATGGGCGCCACCACCATGTGGGAACGCTGGGACTCCATGCTGCCGGACGGCTCGATCAACCCGGGTGAGATGACGAGCTTCAACCACTACGCGTTCGGGTCCGTGGCCGACTGGCTCCATCGAGTCGTGCTGGGGATCGCACCTGGGAGCCCCGGATACGGCGACGTCATCATCGCGCCGCGAGCCGGCGGCGGACTGTCCTGGGCGCGAGGTTCCCTGCGCACGCCGCGCGGGCTGGTGTCGCTCAGCTGGTCACGAGGGGACGGCGACTCGATCACGCTGGACGTCAGCGTGCCGGATGGCATGCGCGCGATCGTGCGCTTGCCGGGTGAGCCCGAGCACCAGCTCGCCGGCGGACAGCGGAGCTTTCGGTACACGACCCACGTGGCGCCGTGA
- a CDS encoding alpha/beta hydrolase fold domain-containing protein — MPFDPFLSAKLHLLEGASWSSIDAGTLARVQEYSRDPAEWSAPAEVSIRDDEVAGLHGPVRCRVYNPARPSGIGLVWAHGGGFGGGDLEMPEAHMVAAELAARAGTVVVSVDYRLAADGVRYPVPIDDVSAVWSSVVNGEDLLGTEGLEWLALGGASAGAALALATSMRMRDGKGTPPAALLVAYPFAHFPNPAPEPALSAELAGLPQILRFSPESVEDMVRNYVGRVTDLPADALPGAAALGGLPPVHLLISEYDDLRSSAELLQRQLVEVGVPVTAHLAPGMPHGHLNRTPSLPEVDRSLDYFAAALRGGLV; from the coding sequence ATGCCGTTCGACCCCTTCCTGTCTGCGAAGCTGCACCTGCTCGAGGGCGCGTCCTGGTCGTCGATCGATGCGGGGACTCTGGCGCGGGTCCAGGAGTACAGCCGCGATCCTGCCGAGTGGTCGGCTCCCGCCGAGGTGAGCATCCGGGACGACGAGGTCGCCGGTCTCCACGGTCCCGTGCGCTGCCGCGTGTACAACCCCGCGCGTCCGTCGGGAATCGGCCTGGTGTGGGCCCACGGCGGCGGCTTCGGTGGAGGGGACCTGGAGATGCCGGAGGCTCACATGGTCGCCGCGGAGCTCGCGGCCCGCGCCGGCACCGTGGTCGTGAGCGTCGACTACCGGCTGGCCGCGGACGGTGTGCGCTATCCCGTGCCGATCGACGACGTCAGTGCGGTGTGGTCGAGCGTCGTGAACGGGGAGGACCTCCTGGGGACGGAAGGACTCGAGTGGCTCGCCCTCGGTGGGGCGAGTGCGGGCGCCGCACTGGCGCTGGCCACGTCGATGCGGATGCGCGATGGCAAGGGCACCCCGCCCGCCGCCTTGCTGGTGGCCTATCCGTTCGCGCACTTCCCCAACCCGGCGCCGGAGCCGGCGCTGAGCGCGGAGCTTGCCGGACTGCCCCAGATCCTGCGCTTCTCGCCGGAGTCCGTGGAGGACATGGTGCGCAACTACGTGGGGCGCGTCACCGATCTCCCGGCCGATGCGCTGCCGGGCGCCGCTGCGCTCGGGGGTCTCCCGCCCGTGCACCTGTTGATCTCCGAGTACGACGACCTCCGTTCCTCGGCCGAGCTGCTCCAGCGACAGCTCGTCGAGGTCGGCGTTCCCGTGACCGCGCACCTCGCTCCCGGAATGCCCCACGGCCACCTGAACCGCACCCCGTCGTTGCCGGAGGTCGACCGGTCGCTCGACTACTTCGCCGCAGCGCTCCGTGGGGGCTTGGTCTGA